A genomic segment from Deinococcus multiflagellatus encodes:
- a CDS encoding GIY-YIG nuclease family protein, translated as MSRIPDSGVYAVENTITGQIYVGSSVNLDQRLATHRSSINTGHWDNKLLQRDAKAYGPEAFRFVILQRTSDVAELEYLERMWAQRLNALGADGYNPGKVSKYARIFEPTAEQIAIFEERFLLVTAEYTDDREAARALEVHGVKRPTGGARWSTQKVRSIRAQLAQRHQEGMSSSSEAPA; from the coding sequence ATGAGTCGTATTCCCGACTCGGGCGTTTACGCGGTGGAGAACACGATCACCGGGCAGATTTACGTCGGCAGTTCGGTCAACCTTGATCAGCGGTTGGCCACGCACCGTAGCAGCATCAACACAGGTCACTGGGATAACAAGTTGCTACAGCGGGATGCCAAAGCATATGGCCCAGAGGCGTTTCGCTTCGTGATCTTGCAGCGCACCAGCGATGTGGCGGAATTGGAATACCTGGAACGGATGTGGGCGCAGCGCCTGAATGCCTTAGGCGCTGATGGCTACAACCCAGGAAAGGTGTCCAAGTATGCCCGCATCTTCGAGCCGACGGCAGAGCAGATCGCCATCTTCGAAGAGCGGTTTCTGCTCGTGACAGCCGAGTACACCGATGACCGTGAAGCGGCGCGCGCACTGGAAGTGCACGGTGTCAAGCGCCCCACCGGTGGGGCGCGATGGAGCACCCAAAAGGTCCGCTCCATCCGTGCGCAGCTTGCTCAGCGACATCAGGAGGGCATGTCATCCTCGTCTGAGGCGCCAGCATGA
- a CDS encoding helix-turn-helix transcriptional regulator, which translates to MTRNVAIRRRLNPTKLIEARLAAGITTQAEMAKRIGMTRMRYGYWERAQPPVKFDFHLMSALLQELNVSFDDISDVLEAG; encoded by the coding sequence ATGACTAGAAACGTGGCGATACGAAGGCGGTTGAACCCGACGAAGCTGATCGAGGCTCGTTTGGCGGCCGGTATCACCACCCAAGCCGAGATGGCCAAGCGCATCGGCATGACGCGGATGCGTTACGGCTATTGGGAGCGGGCCCAGCCGCCTGTAAAATTCGATTTCCACTTGATGAGCGCTCTCCTGCAAGAGTTGAACGTCAGCTTTGATGACATCTCGGACGTTCTTGAGGCAGGCTGA